The nucleotide sequence GATGCACGACCTTATATCCTATTACATGTTTTCAAGATATATCCTATTTTGCTTGCCTGCACACTACCAGAATAACTAATCTCTTTGGAACAACTAACATTTTCACAAACACCTTTGAGAGACAACATGGGAAGATGACAACTCAATTCATGCACGACCTGAACTAATTAAACGCTAAATTCCTTTACAATGATGACAAGATAAGTAGAGAGTAATCCTATCATCAAAAAAAAGTAGAGAGTATCCAATATTGTTAATTGTTGCACTTGAAAATCCTTGTTCGCCTTCTAATGAAAAAAAGAGGAAGCTctattcttcaaaaaaaaaaaaaaaaaaaaaaaaaaaaagctttatcCTGATTTTTTACATGTAGCTTTATTGTGACCATATTCTGAACAGTTTGAACACTTGCGTTTTTTTACTGACCGTAAGCTACTTGAAGACCACTCTTGAATATTTTATTTTGTGAGTCTTTTTCAGCATCTTTCGTTCTCCCCTTCGTGTTTAACGGATGAGGGTCTGCAATAATCAATTATGGACATGTTGAGGACTGAGGGTCACCTGCCGAGGTTTGAAAACTTGAATCTAAATGAGGCACTTCTTCGCTCATAGAAACTTCAATTTCCATTGAAGAAGCTTTTATAAATGTCTGACCTAGCTCTTTCATGATAAAGCTATATATTTTAGGCGACTTTTCAGCAAGTACAACTAACTTGATAGCTTCTCGACTCACATGCAAACTTCTCAATGCTCCCGTCAGATGTTGGTCGTCTAAATTAGATGCACTGTTTTCACAATTTCTAACATCTCTTGCAGCTTCTTTAGTCCAATGATCCAACACATATTGACTTGGAACTTCGATAAAATTCTTAGACTGTAATATCACCAAAATGTGTCGACATAGAATCCCCTAAAATTCAAAAAGATGACACTCACATTTGCATGATTTTGAGTTCAACTCC is from Rutidosis leptorrhynchoides isolate AG116_Rl617_1_P2 unplaced genomic scaffold, CSIRO_AGI_Rlap_v1 contig186, whole genome shotgun sequence and encodes:
- the LOC139881721 gene encoding uncharacterized protein, translating into MELNSKSCKFPSQYVLDHWTKEAARDVRNCENSASNLDDQHLTGALRSLHVSREAIKLVVLAEKSPKIYSFIMKELGQTFIKASSMEIEVSMSEEVPHLDSSFQTSADPHPLNTKGRTKDAEKDSQNKIFKSGLQVAYE